GGTAGTCAATGAACAGACCCGTCCGAGCATCACGTATCCATAGTTAAGTCTTTATTTTAACAATGGGTCCATACTGAAGAACAGTTCAGTTCTGTAAATATGTTGTTTTGTAAATGCTCCAAATTTTTTTAGTTGATTTTATCCATATGAAAAAATTATAACggaataaaatgttttcaacaattattttattaagcaccacaatcatttattttgatcaACGCAAGCAAGCCTCTTTCTGGAAATTAACCAAATTAAAAATCACCCGATTAGACTCACAggatacattttttacattcattcatgcattcatttacatttaatgcaaatcaatatattttatgtgTAGAGGTAACAGTTAACATATAAAATGTGCAAATTTGTTTTACTGTACataggtgtgtaacattcaaaGCATATCTACACATGTGAATATTTCTATTTAAAGTATTtctgtattattcattttattttacatatctcATAACCCACACTGAGCTTTGTCAAATCATGCAATTCCTGTATGGTCCTGTACATTTTCTGCTTAAAACACGTGCTGTAGACATAGTGATGGTATTAACTAGTGTTTAACGTGAATACAGCAATCAGAAGAAATCTgcagtgaaatgtgtgtttgtttttaacactgGGAAATGTGTTTCAGGAATAAAGACACATTTCAATAGTAACGGCAAGGTTTAAAACACAAACGCAGGCTGTGGGTATGCTGTATAACATACCAGTTTGCAACTCCTTTCCAGTTAAAGGGTGCCTATGCATCAACAGTTGTCCAACAATTATTGCCCATCCTTGGGTTTATTTCCAGGACGTATGACATTAGCGACTATAGTAACAATACGACAACAATATTTTTTGCCTTCCTGGGATTTCAGCAGCTACACACTTTATAGCACCATGTGTGAACAGGACTTACAGATCAAAGGCCACATCTTACCAGGACATTTTTACCTAAACTAAGGTGCCCCATTCCTACTGCAGCCATTCAGTCGTTTCACTCCATAAATAACACACAACTGTGGCTCATAAAAATAATCTTCGCAGGACAGAGCAGCAACAGGTCAGAAGTCATTATTGGTCCTCAGTGCTGACTTCCAGCTTCCTCTGTGGTATGTAAACATTTTGGCGCACAGTGGGACTGGCTTTAGAGGCCACCGTAGCCAGTGGGGACAGGGCGGACACTGGGGTGTGGAAGAAACTCTGCTGGGCAGACTGGTTTCCTTTGGGAGTCGTCAGAAGAGCAGgctgtgaaaagaaaagaaaatagttttacgatacattattattattatttcccttCCCTTCAGACAGAACACGCATTCCTGCTTTCACAGTCCCCTCTAAACCCACTGCCCTGGCACGGGTCCGGTTATCACCTGCTGTAAGCTGATTAAAGTCACAGCTTGACCGGGCAGCTGTTGCTGAAGTGGAATCGGAGACATGGGCTTCACAAAGATCATTCCCCCCGGCTGGAAACTCAGCTGGGCCGGGACCGGACTCGCCTGGTCCGTGGGTGTGGCCATGGCGCTGGGACTCCCTGCCGAGATCAGCCCCAGGTTCTGCAGCGTGAAGTTGATTATTGCCGGGCTGGGGCCACTGACACGCTGGCCTGGGGCGAAGGAGGGGCTGGACTGGTTGAGCACCGGGAAAGAGGCGACCGAAACCGAGGGGCTCGAATGAGGAAGTGTCGCGCCGTGGGCAAAGCTCGTGGGCGTCACAGCTGTGGGGGAGGGGAAGTGGACAGACATTAATCAAAGTAAATGAATGCTCTGGATGTAGTCTTTACAGATGCAGATTCTGAGCCTGAAGTAGTAACGCCTGATCAGTACCTGTGATGGGGGTCTGGTAGCTTTTAAGACATGGACCTATGATCTTTGCACCCTCTCTGTCAGGGGACTGGGAACCCTGGTACCCGAACAGGGATTGCTGCGAGATGGGAATGAGGTAGCCCGTTGGTATAAGTGcctgagaggaaaaaaaaaacattaataaacagCAGAAGAATGAATACATTACCTCAATTCAGGATTATTAGTGCCGTCTGACACACTTATTTATTGAAATGCCCCTTTACCTCAGCGTGCAGATGCCCCGAAGGCACAATGAGCTCTTGCATCTGCACTGTGCGTAGAGGAGTGAGTCCAGCTTCACTGTCAGAGTCCTTCTCGAGGAATTTCTCCACACTTTCGTCCAGCTGCTCGGAGCCCCTGTTCTCTGGAGTGTTGATGAACTCCGGATCCAAGTGCAGGGCCCGGGGGGATGGGCGGCTGGACACCAGTCCCCTGCGTGCCTTCAGCCTCGCCTGGGACACGTCGTACAGCCCCGGCTCACTGGGAGGCGAGACCTGTAGGGAAAACGCAGGGCATGTCAGCTCCAGGGTACGAATTTGGCAGATGAATCTCTAAAAATGTCTTATATGACATGTTTTCCACAGCAATAAGAACCGGTAAAAATAAGTTACCCCTGAATTGGCTTGGGTCTTCTTCTTCATCTTGGGAGAGACGTCTCCAGGGTGTGTTCCTGTGCGCGATCGTTTCAGGCCCCTTTCAGGACTGAGAGGGCGATTCTTTTGTGACCCATCAGTCTCCCTCTCCGCAGCCGCGGCGTCCTTCCCAGCGTGTGTCCTGTGTCGTCCGCCGTCCACGTTGTCAGACGGGCTTTCTCCAGTCTTCTCTTCAAACGTCATAGACCGTACGGCCAAGCTAGCGGGATTCGCTACAGGCCGCACAGACGTATGCAAATAGATCGCATAAGGCGCTCCGCTCGGGTTCTGCGGTAGAATCACGGGGATCATCTGCGCGTATTGAGAGGGGGCACAGGGAACTGCCCTGCAGGGCTGAACGGGGGTTTTCATCTGAGCCGCAGTGTTGACACTCGGGTCTTTACTCGAGAGCAGCTCGGCTGCTCctgttgttttagcagtttttcCTTTTGGCTTTTGAATGTTTGTGGCGTCGTGTTTGGGTTTCCTTTTGCTTTTTCTgcgtaaaaatacataaaaaaagttttgtgaatgtttatttgtttcacgTTTTAATATACACAtcacttttacattttaactttcTTTGTTGGATAGCATGACAAATGGAACACGCAAATGTGCACAATTCTTAGACTCAAAGCCTGACTCGGAGAAAAAGTGGATTTAAATCATGACTATGAGAAGATTCCTTTCACAGGCTTATTACAGTACATATGAAACAACAGCAAGGCTCTAAATGACATCAGTTAAGCTCTTACTTTGATTGTTCGTCTAGTTGAAGTTTGCAGATAGCAGCTAGTTGGGCCATTCTACTCGGATACAAGTCAGAGTCGGTGGAATCGCCTGAATAAGACAAAGGAGGCAAAATCTGTTTTAGATCAACAGAAATAATGTGTATAATTTCTCATAAGCCATTAAAACACGCAATTTAAAACTCATGACTATAACACAGAATGCATTTTTGGTATATTGAATAGTTTTAATACATCAATAGGTGTCTCCTATTTAAGGAAGGCATTGTGAACCGCCTAAAGGTTCAACACTTCTGCCCCATAAAGGGAATGGATACATACATACGTTTAAATATAGATATGTACAGAGGTGCTTTATTCTGGCTAGCAGTGCACATTATCGGAAGGTCTGTGTTCTTGATAAACAAGTACGTGTTGAAAACAAGAGCGGTATCTGTGTAGTACTCAGAaatcgctctctctcacacttacTTGTCATTTTGACGGGACTGGTAGGTGCCGAGTTTATTTTCCTTCGGTCATCCTGGATGCTCTTTGCCAGCTTGACCAGGGATGCGTGTCGGGTGAAACTGTGCTTCGAACTGGACGCGGGGAAAAGCTTTTTGGTACAGTTCTCGATCGATGACCTCGATTCTAACGGCCCAGATGGAAGTGAAGTAGTGGTTGATGGAGCGGTTTCACCTGTTGGGAACAAAAggacaaaatatacacattaagGATCGTAAAACCTTAAATTTAGCATTAACTTAGAGAGTTAGTTATAGCAATAAAACACACCCTTAACAGCCGGGAAGTCCTCCGGCCCCGTCCACTTGAACGCCGGCTTCCGTCCTCTCTCCTCTGTGACGTGCACCTTCGTTATCAGCTCCAGACTGCTCAAGACGTTAGCAATGTCATACAGTCTGCGAATCTTGGCTGCAAAGCAGAGGAGTCACAGCGTCAGTAGATCATTCTGGTACTGAACCCGGTCTGCGCCAACACCGAATCAAATCCAATGAAAGTGTACGCGAGTGAAGCGTTGCTTACTTTTGAACTTGCTCTTATCCAGATCGACCACCTGATCTTCTCCGATGAGAATCTTAGCTGCGACTTCGAGACTGACCACTCGGGGTTTGGAAACCAGGAACAACATTACGAACTTCTGACTCATCACTCGCAGGGACTTGTCCTTCCTGCTGTTGACAGAGGCTGTAATAGGGAGAGAAAAGCAAAACGGTGTTTAGGTTTCTTCCATTTAATCTTGAATACAACAGCTTGCAACGTTGCATTTCTCTGCCTTGTCCAAGTCACATACTTGACTTCCAGCTTCCTTAACTGTTATTCTGAGAAGAATTCATAGATGTGTCTCTGCACTTTTCACTTCACACATATTTCTACCCCCTCCTTTTGTTTTTGGACCTATTCTTCCATACCCATTTAAGCTAGTAAGCAATGGTCTTCCCATTTTTTTCCCAGGAAGTCACCTTTAGGAAACTGGCGACAGAAAACGACTGCCTACGCTCAACTCACCGGCTCTGAACTCCATCCCTGGCAATTCTACAAAATACATCTCCTTTTGTGCAGCTTCGTTGTCCGCATCGCTCGGTCTGGGCATGTCCTCATTTTCTTTCTCGTCATTGTCAGAGTCGAATTCCCTCTCGTAATGTTTCTGTTTGATGTGCTGCATCTGCTCGGCGTATTTCTGATCTTCCCCCACCCTCCTGAGCTCTCGCAGTGTCTGAGTGAGGTGCCCACGGCCATGCCAGGTATAGCGGTTCTTTGCAAGGCGACTGACCATGTGCAAGCTTTCCAGCACGTTGACAATGTCATAAATGCGTCTTCGTTCCACACCTGGGAAgataagaaatatataaatacacatattttcCCCCAAATCGGATGCAGTAACAACAGTCAACATTGTGAAACTCAATCGCTGAATTAGTGTAGAGAAGTGGTCCGAGCTCTGGACTCCTGGATAATGAGGCATATCACGAGTTAACAAATGCTTTCATAGCTTTTAAATGAATTTCAGCTTCCCTACAGAAGACTgcagagaattaaaaaaatgtaacacagGTCACAGCTTACTCAGTTTTTCAGCTACTTCATCGAGACAGATATCGTTGTTGACAGCAGGGTTGGGATAATCAGGGTATCGTGCTAGGAATTTATGGCAGAGTAGACCCAAGCTTTTTTCCTTTCTGCTGGTCTGAAGTTTGTCTGGATCATCCCCAAAAATGTGTTCCTTGGGACAAAATACAAAGGAgcaatttaatacatttcaagTTCATGTATTGCAAAAACAAGATCACTTTGTTTATTGTGGCTTAGTATGTAATGCCAATCTCAACTCAGTAAAAGAgtacaacaacaaataatacataataaagacGTAGGATGTGGCAGAACAAAGCAGGCCCatgagtttcttttttttacctgAGAGCAGTCGCTGGCCGCTGTGACGTCTGTGTCTTCCAGGCACAGCTCTTTCTCCCGGTTCCTGATCTCGGGGCTAGCTGCACTGATGAGGATCTTGAGGTTTGCTGTTGGGGTCCAGGGCTCGCAGGCAGGAGAATCTTTTCCCTTGGTTGGTGTCGTCAGAGACCCCATCTCTTGTTGGGAATCTCCGGACACAGAACGTGAGGTAGAGACCTTCTGTGGAGTTTTTATTTCCAGTGTTTGTGGCTCTACAAATACAATGCCCTGTGTAGAAATTAAAAGCATGCatttgtacatacatatatacatacatgcatgcatacagttTGCAATAGAATTGTCCATTAATACATAAAGATTTTTGGGGGGTATCAGTTTCACCTGAACTCTTACTGACTCAATGAAATCAATTATTGACTCAACTGATATGAATTGTAACGTTCAAAGTCTACAGAGTCTCACTGAAACCTGGAACCAGATTGTCACTGATCTGATATAGTTCTGTTTTGATTCAAATTAAGGAATCTTCATCTAGTTTCATATTTAAGAGTAGAAAGATGTTTCACATTTTCATGTATGTACAATCAAGTAACTACAATTGCATAGATATAAACCAATCCATTAACAGTACCGGTAGACTACTGACCTTTGCATCGGTTGTACCCGGGGAATCAGAGACACTTGGATGTGGTTtgtgtcttattttttttaaatcctctaAGGCACTTGTCATTTTccaccttaaaataaaataaataaataaataaataaaacattaaaaaggctCTGTTCTACTTTTAGAggaacattacattaaaacatcACACACgttgtacatctctgcatacactgcacacaatcaCTGTCTATACTAACGTCATAATACACtctttattgaaaataaaataaaacaaaccagaaaCCTACCGAGCAGTCTCACAGCATTGCCACTATCCAGAAACGCAAAATAAATCTACAGCAAACTACCCCCTGGTGTCGTTTGACGTTGCTTATTTGATCCAATCAGAAACGAGAATCGGTTGGGTGACCCGCCTCCTTCTGGCCATAGACCAATGAAAACGAAGCGGGAGTCAGGCTTACAGCGAAGTTACAAAGTCCCGCGCAGgtacacatattttttaaaattcttgGCGCGGAAATTGGGATCCACAAGTCTATTAATCCGGCTATTTATTGCAGTATCTATATTGTCTAAAACTAAGGAACTACATGTTGTCCcaatgtgtataatatataaacgACTGTATACACATCACTGGCTAAACTAATCGGACTGGCTTGTTTAGCACACGGTTACTGAACTGCTATGCAGAGCAGTGGAGACAGAGATGCTGAGTAGAAAGAAAGacataaaacaaaccaacaaacccataaaacatgGCCAAGCGCTCACGATTGTGAAAGACTGGCGGAGATGAGCTTATTGCAATTGCGCGGGTTCTTTAAGTCTCCCGGCCACCGTACTGCTTATTTAAGCCCTGGTACGAGTATTTCTTAAATCTGACCTTTTCTGCCACAGAGGAATAAAGAACTACAATGTGCGATGAACAATTCAGTCAATGGTAATTTACACAAGAAAGCGAATTATATGTATCAACACAATACAGTTCCTGTGACGTATCGAGAAGCCCAGGAATTAACTATATAACTGCCGAAGAAGTGtttccattatatatatatatatatatatatatatatatatatatatatatatactttagaTATCCATTTTGCGCGTCTATCAACATACAACAGCAGACATGCAAATGtagcattacaaaataaacaacttaCCCAAGAtcacaatacaaaatgaaaataaaaaatagatccACCAAATCCACAGTGTCCGCCGCAATCTCCTGAGATTGAATGTGTAGGGCCCACAGATTTGGCTGAAGATGATCTTTAGAGGCTTACAGCATGTATTCCCACACACAGAAATGTGACACACATGTTACTGTAAAACTGCAGATGTCAGGGGGTACCAACTGTGATCATCGGTGCACTGTACTTACTGTACAGGACTGTGTGCCAAGCTAGAAACGTTGCAAGATGAGACCATGTAAAAATGCCTTACAACACACCATTTTCTAAAAGGACTAGGAACTCCACTACCTAACGCAATCCATGAGTTAACACGGCGCTCATTCCCTCAGTTTAAATTTCAGAGGGTAAAAAGGCATGTCTCCACATCACTGTCCCGCCTGACGTCATGCGACATCACTGCTCCCGCCTGACGTCACCCACATCCCGCCCAACTTTACGGCCCCTCAGCCAATCAGACGCTGCGCGGCAGTGTGCCAGGAAGGCGCGTCGCTTGAACAAAGGAAGCTGGACGTGCGGGTTTTGTCCCTGTGTCGGAATGAGCGCCCAGCCTCTGCACTGTGTACGGCTGGTGTGCAGTGACATGTCAGTTAGCACTGTAGCGGCTCTTTGTTACATTTCATCATTTAGAATAAgagttatacaaaataaattgcattCTCGGTCTACTgtgcattgtttttgtgttgttcagttattttgaGCTGATTATCTGTTTTGCATCTTTAAATTGTGATTGTATGTATTATACATGTTTTCAGAAAGTGAAAGAGAAGTAGCCTTGCATGGTGTTAATGTCTCAGACTGGACTGAGGGGGGCACCATTTCGATTAGAGCAGTGTGCATGACAGTACAGCGCAGGATGAACACAATCTACATTATAGCACAAGCATGACTTCTATATGTGATGTAAATAGAGGTcgagacaagtgcaaggtattacatgcaggtaacagaaatgtccactataattacactatgggaggaacagaactagatgaagtaacgcatgagaaagacctaggagtctatgaggactcctcactttctccatccaaacagtgtggggaagcaataaaaaaggcaaacacaatgctggggtatattgtcaaaagtgtagaattgagcacaagggcagtgatgttcagactgtacaatgtactagttagagctcatctggatactgtggacagttctgggctccgcACTTCAAgacagatatcgctgctctagaggcagttcagaggagagcaaccagacttattccaggtctgaagggactgtcctactgagagactgaggacctgaaccttttcaccctggaacagaggagactacgtggggacttgatccaagtcttcaacatcatgaaaggcatcgaccacatcaaaccagaggagcttttccagatcagcagggacacacgcacccggggacacaaaaggaaattgggcttcaaggcattcaagacagaaaacaggagacacttcttcacacagagaggcgtcacaatctgaacaaactccccagcgatgtggctgaagagacaatttgggaaccttcaaaaacagactggataggatccttggatcaccatGTCGCGCTGGGACGCGCAGGTGCTGATGACGCCACTAGAGGGCGACTCTCCCTGCGCCCCGGGGTCGCCATGGCAACGCACCGCGCTGGGAAACCGGGAAGCGGACTGGCGCGCGGAGCGATGACGTCATGCGATCGATCTGCGAGAGGAGGCTCGTGCGCTGCGAtaatgcactgagagagagagagagagagagagagagagagagagagagagagagagagagagagagagagagggatagacagcatgtgtgtgcagagcAGCCTGTGTGCGCAGGGGGTTGTTTGGGGTGAGTAGGACTGCTCTTTGCTTCATCTCAGTCGGGCTCGTAGATGCAGCTCACTGTACATCTCAGCAGCGGAGCTAGCGATGCCTTTTTCTTGGGGGGAAGTGGGGCATGGGAGACGAAATTAATGTCATGAGTTTTGCAATGGGATTCTGATTTTGTGAAGTCGCTGGGCTGAATTGGGAGTATTATAATGGCATCTGCATTGAATTAAAGTATGTTTTCCTTCCTAGAGATGGATGCTTCCTATGCCTTATCTATTAAGTTAACTGTGTAGTCAAGTAAGCATCAGTCAAGATGCCTCCATCACTTCTGTAGCATACATGCTGCTAATATGTAACGTGCGTGCGGAGGTACCGTTAATAATAGTCAATGCATAAAATGAACATGTTAAGACATACGCGTAAATAGTTTTGTGTAATGCGCGATTTGCACCTGTTAAAATCGATCATAATTAGATTACGTAGAGTGGCACCTTTTGTTACAATAcaatattgattttaaattcTAATATATACATCCATTTGTGGCTTTAAATGCGGCGTATTTGTGTCTTGTATAACGGTATTCCGCTTACCAGTAAATGATCAATGAAGGATGGAAAATCCCCACTGCTGGTGCTGAATCACAGACTTGCCTTTTcaagaaatgcaagaaaatcgTGCATTTTCTGAAGTATTGCGCAATAAATGTCCCCGTCCTCACAGGAACTGCAGACACGGAGCCCGTCTGGGAATCCGGCTTCAATGAGGCGTGAGACGGCAGGTCCTGCACTTTTGTCAAAAGGAAGCGGAGAAATGagaaattatttttaagaaactgCTGGCAATGAAACGCCTCTTCAGTAATTTCCTACATGTTTAAATTGAAGGGCGTGCTATCATAAACTTATAGTTACTTTCGCAATGGGTATTGTtagcaaaacaaattaaaatgaaactgcAAATATAACTGGATTTTACTTACAATTGCTTTCGCAGAAAATGAGCAGTTTGCAGCCCAGTAATTGATCAGAATGCATTGAAATGAGATGATCTGAAAACACTTTGTAGAGGGAGGGCAGTTTTCCTTACTCAACTCTTTCACATTTGGTGTGTGGCCTGCAGAATGAATCTGTAGTGATGTTGTGTGTGCCTTTATGTACACCAGGCCAAACCCACCAAAGTTATGTTCCTTAAGACCTCATTTTCTAGTATTTGAACATGAAGAACCAGCACTGTGCCATTGAGACCAATTATTTTCCTCTTTCCATGAAAACTAGGTTCAGACGCACAGAACATATAGGGACTCAGATTGTAGTTTCCCACACTTATTTGTTTCCCCCTAAATCTTTGTAAACATCCTGAATACTTTTCTTCCTAAAATCACAGCTTTCACTCAAATGCAACACTTGCAAACCCAGATTGTTGGTCCTATTACAGAAAACACCACATATTTCAAGTGTttcatttaattactttttgttttcttcctcaaAACGGCTATACTTGTACTCAGAAGGCACCATCGTACAGGGAATCTGACCTCACACTACTCTTGTGGGATTTACAAAAAGGAATCGCCGGGGTATCGTATGAGTTGCGGCTGCTTAATAATGGCAGGAAATTGACCCATATAATAAGCTATGCTGATCATATCAACCCAATGGATTAAATGCTCATTCACAATGAATGCAGTGGAGTGCCTACCACTCTAGCAACGATGAAGCAGAAACCTCCAGCCCTGCGAAACCTGCTGCTCCTCTCCATTAGAACACAGGCCATCCCTTCTGGAACGCAGCTGAAATAAAGAACAATGATGTGGAACATGAATGATAAGTAGCCGACGTCGAGAAGAAAAGCAAGGGAAAATAAGGTGATGCTTTTTGCAAAGTGATGAATTGAAAGAGTCGGGGTGACATTTGATGGAAGATTTAAGGGTGTAAAAGGACTTAATTTCCTCAACTTtgggatttgttggattttcTGGGCGAGGACTGAAGATAAAGGAGAGAATCTGTATTTAGGGAAATGGAATCTGGAGCTGAGTCTACCCATCATCAGCATCAGAGGAGAAAACCAGTGACGCATGGATTAGAAGATCAAAAACGGGTAAGTGACAGGATTTTCAAGCAGTCCTCTTGCCTGTGCGGTTGCGGAGATGAAGTGACACTCCTAATTTGGTGCTTAGAAAGAGTGGCACAGTACGCAGAAGCGTTGTGAACAAAAGTTTAAAGCTGTGGGTCTCTGTTATCattgcatttgaaaaacaaatttgTCACGCTGGGCTTATGCTTAGGTTGCTAAACTTGTACAGAGAAAAGTTCCACACATCTGTGTACATCTATAATCACAGCTTGACACATTAACATAAATAGACTGAATTAATCATTCCCATATCTTTTGAGGTTAGGTATTTTCCTAGCGGCAGATACAGCTGAGGTTTCTGTGCAATACTCGATGTATATCATGACCTTTTGCATGTTAATTGCGTCTTGTGCAAAGATTGAGTTTTGGGTTCTTTTGGCGTGGATGAATCTTTCTATACTGAGCGCTCCAATTCTAAGCTGCTTTCCCTGAATTTAGTTAACTGTATTGTATTACTGATACATATTACAGCACTTTCTGGTGCAAATAACACTGTGTTTTGCCTTCTAATTGGGAAAGACTTATGTGGACCATCTGAGCGtggttgttttttcccctgAGCACTGATTAAGATGTGGTCTTGTTTGGGATACTTTACTCTGTAGCATCTTTCAACACATGGTTACATTGAGGCACAATGCCTGTTGAGAAGAATGAGTCTTGGAAATCTCTTCTTGTGTCCCCGCTTCaaactgcatttctttttgTGAACATTTCAGGGGGGGAAATTAAGgcttttaaagagtgaagaatAGCCAGAATTCACTTTGGGGGGTAATCGAATTTGTGTAAAATGACTTCTTTTGTTCAAGTAACTGTTCTTGTGCTAAAGTGCTGGTTAAACTCCAAGTTAGACCACAGATTAGGTTTGCATATGTAAAGGGGCCGGTGTATTGTATTGGcaacaaaaacattaacatGCATTGCGAGGGGGGGCTGCTGTAGTGGCTGCATGTGGCGCTGATGGCTCTGGAAGAACTCACGTCCCATCTGTTCTAGCTTTTGACCATGGAGAATGCTGGGACGGTAGCCGCACCTAGAAGTCTAATACCACCCCAACGGTGGCAGCTGGGATAACATCAATCGGTCACGCTTTGACGATGCTCGTTTTAACTTGAACTCCAGCCGTCATGGAGATTATTaaatttataatgatatatgtaaGATTCATTTTAATGACTCTTCCCGCATGGGCGGCCCATTCTCGCTTTTGTGTTGGAAGAATAAATCTTAATGTAGAATCGGATTTCATTTCCTTgagcctttttttgtttttttgttatgagGTGAACTAATTGTctgaaactttttttattttttatatgtggATTTAATCTGAAAATGCTACCCGTGGAAACCAATTAAGCCCCGTGAAAAGAAGTATCACATTGTCAAATCTGTAgcaaatttataaaaaaacacaagtaTTTGGAAGGGTGGGACAGCCCATTTCTCCTGAAATGATAGATGTGGCTTTCAGATGCTTTCCGTTTCAAGctgataataatgtattactcTACAGATTTAAGATTGCTAATGGTAATGGGACGGGAcacttgttttaatgtttttcatattaaattattgatttgattacattttgtaaattgaTCACTGGGGATTCTAATTACcataaatatgaattaatggTGGAAAAAACTCCAGCTgttattttcaacatttcaacATAAGTAGATTCTTTAGAGACCAACTTAGGGTCTAATCAACTAGACCCCTGCCCGAATGCATCTTACATCTACAAAGGAACAGCAGCGATCAGAAAGTGCAAAGAGAtggggggaggggagaaaaGTGAAAGCTAATTACATCCCAGTTTGTAATTCGATGCACACTTTGCAATAGCAGGTGAATCTTTATCTGTGCATGGATTCATACTAGCTGGTGTACATCTTGCTGTCAGTCACTTTTGGTGTCACTGTGTACTAGGGGTTCAGTGTCTAGATGGCTAGGACTGAGTTTTGCTTTTtgagattttacatttttaatgacaaGAGTTTCCCGTCCTGTCCAGTGCCTCTAACTGTAATTAATACTTTTTAATAACTGCTGTAGCCTTTCAGTGATAAATTCTTGAATCTGTAATGCAAAAGCCCAAACAATACTGTTCTCTAAGCAGGCCTGGTTTAACGGGCTCCTTGGAGCAGTGAAGCTGCAAAGAAACCAAATGTCTTTATGAAGTGATAAAAATTCAAGTGGATCCTAAAATCCAGTGTTGCTGA
The genomic region above belongs to Amia ocellicauda isolate fAmiCal2 chromosome 4, fAmiCal2.hap1, whole genome shotgun sequence and contains:
- the e2f8 gene encoding transcription factor E2F8; amino-acid sequence: MTSALEDLKKIRHKPHPSVSDSPGTTDAKGIVFVEPQTLEIKTPQKVSTSRSVSGDSQQEMGSLTTPTKGKDSPACEPWTPTANLKILISAASPEIRNREKELCLEDTDVTAASDCSQEHIFGDDPDKLQTSRKEKSLGLLCHKFLARYPDYPNPAVNNDICLDEVAEKLSVERRRIYDIVNVLESLHMVSRLAKNRYTWHGRGHLTQTLRELRRVGEDQKYAEQMQHIKQKHYEREFDSDNDEKENEDMPRPSDADNEAAQKEMYFVELPGMEFRAASVNSRKDKSLRVMSQKFVMLFLVSKPRVVSLEVAAKILIGEDQVVDLDKSKFKTKIRRLYDIANVLSSLELITKVHVTEERGRKPAFKWTGPEDFPAVKGETAPSTTTSLPSGPLESRSSIENCTKKLFPASSSKHSFTRHASLVKLAKSIQDDRRKINSAPTSPVKMTSDSTDSDLYPSRMAQLAAICKLQLDEQSKKSKRKPKHDATNIQKPKGKTAKTTGAAELLSSKDPSVNTAAQMKTPVQPCRAVPCAPSQYAQMIPVILPQNPSGAPYAIYLHTSVRPVANPASLAVRSMTFEEKTGESPSDNVDGGRHRTHAGKDAAAAERETDGSQKNRPLSPERGLKRSRTGTHPGDVSPKMKKKTQANSGVSPPSEPGLYDVSQARLKARRGLVSSRPSPRALHLDPEFINTPENRGSEQLDESVEKFLEKDSDSEAGLTPLRTVQMQELIVPSGHLHAEALIPTGYLIPISQQSLFGYQGSQSPDREGAKIIGPCLKSYQTPITAVTPTSFAHGATLPHSSPSVSVASFPVLNQSSPSFAPGQRVSGPSPAIINFTLQNLGLISAGSPSAMATPTDQASPVPAQLSFQPGGMIFVKPMSPIPLQQQLPGQAVTLISLQQPALLTTPKGNQSAQQSFFHTPVSALSPLATVASKASPTVRQNVYIPQRKLEVSTEDQ